A stretch of Dama dama isolate Ldn47 chromosome 22, ASM3311817v1, whole genome shotgun sequence DNA encodes these proteins:
- the LOC133043314 gene encoding chymotrypsinogen A-like: MSWPWLVSLQHQGRHYCGGALIGRQWVLTAAHCNFSTVTDYLVIGRSYLGNIRNSDLIPVKAVYIHPSFTQFPPNDDLSLLHLEKPVELGEFVSTICLPGKDDKINLLSKCLTAGWGITEPHQDEFPKTVQQAKVPLISSISCRSYWGLEIKDTNICGGASGSSSCMGDSGGPLQCGKGGQYMLIGIVSWGSSNCHPAAPTVFTRISAYTDWITSITGEAGSLEEQPGGTVITSGKGNR; encoded by the exons ATGTCGTGGCCCTGGCTGGTCAGTCTGCAGCACCAAGGACGTCACTACTGTGGAGGGGCTCTGATTGGGAGGCAGTGGGTCCTGACAGCGGCACATTGTAACTTCAG TACTGTCACAGACTACCTGGTAATAGGAAGAAGTTACCTGGGGAATATAAGAAATAGTGATTTGATCCCAGTGAAAGCTGTGTACATTCACCCCAGTTTCACACAGTTTCCTCCCAATGATGATCTATCTTTGCTGCATCTGGAAAAACCTGTTGAACTAG GAGAGTTTGTATCTACAATCTGTTTGCCAGGGAAAGatgataaaataaatttactttcCAAATGTTTGACTGCTGGATGGGGAATAACTGAACCTCATC AAGATGAATTTCCTAAAACTGTGCAGCAGGCAAAGGTACCACTGATCAGTAGTATATCTTGTCGAAGCTACTGGGGACTGGAAATTAAAGACACTAATATATGTGGAGGGGCTTCCGGATCATCCTCCTGTATG GGAGATTCCGGAGGACCACTGCAGTGTGGCAAGGGTGGGCAGTACATGCTCATCGGTATTGTGAGCTGGGGCAGCAGTAACTGCCATCCTGCCGCACCAACAGTCTTCACCAGAATTTCTGCCTACACAGACTGGATCACATCCATCACTGGAGAAGCAGGATCACTGgaagagcagcctggtgggactGTGATCACAAGTGGGAAAGGAAATAGATAA